DNA from Daphnia pulicaria isolate SC F1-1A chromosome 3, SC_F0-13Bv2, whole genome shotgun sequence:
TATTTTACCAATCATGGCGCATCCACCGTTGGTCTCTTCTGACCTAAGCCTGGAAGAATTTATGGATACTATTCTAAACAGCGGTACATTTAAAGGAATTAAGCTTGACTTCAAAGACATAGAAGCACTGGAACCGTCTTTAATGGCAATTAAATCTCGTGCTAGTAAGGTATATAACAGGGATGGATTTTATTAGTTAATGCATCGTCTGAAATTTccgtattttatttcttgaagATAACCGCTCCTCTTTGGTTGAACGCGGACATTCTCGCAGGACCGGTGAATGCCACTACGAAGCCAGTTGGTAAGACGAAGTTTTTTAGTATTTATTTACGTTAATTACAACCACTCATCATTTGTATTAAACCTTTATGTCTGGTTTATTGGATGCTATagctttttattattcattcatCTGTTCCTTTGACAGATATTGGACGATTCCttgatttgacaaaaagttaTTTCCCAGATTCCGTTCTCTCCGTCGGGTGGACTACTAGGTTCCGTTATCGTTAATTTacgaatatttcatttttgtggtATAACACGGACAACTATAATTAACAGGTTTGGCCCACAAATGACTTGGCCTTTGCAGATTATCAACGAAGGATCTTACACCATGGACCATATGATTCAAATGCGAGATGCTCTTCACGCAGCTCAGATTCGACAGCCGGTTACATTCCCAATCCGGGCAGGATTATCAACCTCGCCAGAGTCGCAAAGAAACATCCTCTGGTTACTCGAACAAGTATGTATTattcttcaattttaatttgttcataagtaatgaaaataatttcatatAGATTGAAAACAGTTCGTTGACTGTCTGGAGTTCCCAATACGACATTGTAGATGTTCCTGCATTAATGAAGCTCGTCAATCATAttgggaaagaaaatattttcgtCGACGTGCCCAGTGGTCTGAGTTGCGAGATCCAACATTTTGAGGAATAGAGTCATCAGCCATCCTATTATCAGCTATAAACTGTGACTCGAATGCGAATCACTATATACCTTAGATCTGAAATAAACGGTTATAAAATTACTTAAAAACACTAAGCGGAAATAGGATTAACATAACACAGTGTCAATCAGTTatcatttctttaaattggaataatttgcaagttattatttttgttcttaaactATTAAAATTATGTCTTGAGTTTcccacagtagaactccaaagacataagaactccttttttaaatattattaaaaatacccgacaatagaactccagtacccgacagtagaactccaatattttttaaattattttcatgttcgacaatagaactccattgattttaaaattattttcatgccCGACATTAGaactcaattgaatttttcaatatttttcgtaatagaactccaacattttttaattatttttatttattttcaaaatatgaaaaaatatgaaaaatattacaaaatatgaaaaaatatatatatatttaaatatttcttagTACGCCGAAATCATGAGTcgacaacccccccccccccgtacgCTCGACGAtggtttcaatttttaaaaccaacgTGCAATCCAAGCGTACCgaaaaaccgtaaaaaaatcaaccatTTTGTCACTTGTCACAAAACTATCAGTTGACGGTTGGTCtagattacatttttttagaaaaaaatagggACGTTATTCAACCTATAAGTAAACTCGATCCAAAAATCatgtaataagaaaataaaaaaaaaaagtgcggTTCTTAAATCGATAAAAAGATGCATATTAGTTAGTATTTATAGTTTAAACTGGATGGGTATCAGTTCGACAACCACAGCAATGGATCAAAAAGGCTGAAGTGAACGTACCATTAGGTGGTAACTCATTCCTTATCGTTGATAACAGGTGGCTAAATTCTCTAGAATTCATTGGGGGTAAGGAAATTCACTTTGTCATTGTCTCCTCTCTTGTTTAGCCGCTGAAGAATTTAAAGtagaaatcaaagaagaaattgtgCACACAGACCTTTTTAAGAATGTCTTCATTTTAACTTGATTTTTCAAcacttttattgtttttttgcgCTAAACAGTGTCGAAATTTGGAACATTACAAAGTCAAACAGTAAGCATTTTTCTAATCCATATGTTGTTACCACCTTTTGATGCCATTGTAAGTTTTTGACAGCAGCCTGTCAGAGCGTTTTTATGTAATAGCCTTTGTATGAATCCTAAAAACTAGTGATAACTATATCATAACTGAAGCAAACTGAAGCGAGAAAGAGTTTCGTAATCCTTAATTTAATACCCCCATATTATTCTTAAAAAGACTTTTTCTGgtttaagaaaaactaaagtattttattttttatttttttattattattatttaatccaGTTAGCGTTTTTGTCACTAGAGGACATTATTCATTAACGtggtgtaatttttttatcaattttacTCTCTTCTTTATTAGGATATCATGACGGAAAGAGTGTGCTATAGTGGCCTTCTATCTCGAGCTGATAAGGTGAAGGTGAAActacgctctaaccactgacaTAAGACTCTCCTGTTAGACCTACTGATATATATACAATACATAGGCCTACTTGGCAAGCGATTGGTACACGCATTTACAAAAACGGTACTTTTTTCAAGTGCCAAAAGCCGCTATTTTTCCGAGCAACATTAGATTAAATGTGTTCCTTATTTTCAATAGAAGTTTTGGcatttggtattttttatttatagctTTAATACCGCAACGGTTATACTAAATCATTCTTTCTTAATTCTTAGTTAAGTAACACATGGATCATCGGCAACCAATTTCAGTCAAAAGCGTTTTGATCAAACACATTTcaatgtgcttttttctttttgataacgttcaagtttctttttccttgtgcGCGTCAATAACAAGATAGGCTAGAAGAACGTACACTACTACACTTCTAGACTATTGGTTATACTGCTGTCATATTGATACTGTAATTGACCATGCGATATACGCTGACTCTTTTATTCTGATTATTGGACGAGAACGGCGATATTTTCCCAGCGTCTGTCTGCCCGAACAaaatacttttcaatttttgtgttaaaGAGTGACGGCCACAGTCTAGAAGTAACATAAACCTCTTGAAAAGATTTGCTAAATGCGGAACAGGAATCGTTTAAGGACATGCGATTCAtttgtgaatgaaaaaaaatattcagtaaataaatgaatgaatcaCAGTATCATAATAATATTAAGCTAATACaataatttcgaaaaaaaagatccgAAGGGAGTATatccttcattttctttatttcttgttgTCCGAGTCGAAATCGGAAAACATGTTATTATGCAGTGTCACGTAACATAAAAATATTGCGTATTTAGAAACGAATTtagaattttcaagaaaatgtaTCAATTCCCTGCCGTGTTGGAGCCCGAAGCGAACCAATTCAAGGCCACTGAACAGAGAGGCGCCGTGATACGAGTCGTGGCTCTGAGCAGATTAGCAGAGAGGAGTTTATTATGATGGCGACGAAACGAGAAGCGTCAAAGAGGCGGTTCTTCTTCCGTGTGTCCAGGCGACCAAGGAGGACTCCTCAGTCCTCAAGGCTATAAAAtgaagcatttaaaaaaagccttTCAAGGGCGTAAATACTGGGGGGAAGAAAGAGCTATATATTAGGTTCGCAGTTCTTGCGTTGTAATAGtcagttgaaaattaaaatccgAGGGATAGAGAACACGAAGCGTACAGCGATTCACTGGAAATACTTAAAAGTAAGAGTGGTTTACATGTCCAATTGCGGATGCCCCATTTGAACGATCGCAAGTTCACTAACCTTCACGTTTTGTTCACGTGTTACAGTACGTACTGAACTTTGAGAGCATCTATCTTCTTgctggtttgtttttgttcctaataaaattattttctagcgTTGAAACTTGAAACACAATCCACTAATCCAGTGCGTGTTCGCTGTCTAGCCTAttattgaagacattttaaaaataaacttttaacTCTGGGTACGATGCTGAGTTTGTGTTAAAAGATATGGCGAACAGTGAATGTTTTCTAACAAAGAATGTTTGTTTTACatgtttggtttgccaatAGGGAATTACTGCCCTTTTTTCACTATACACCAAACTGTTGGAATActaatgtattttattttttattgcaattttaTTAGGTTTCAAAGGATTTCATCAAGTTAATATTTGTCCTCGGTTGTTTGACACAACTCTGTTGCTTTCGCCGAGGcatttggaaattttaaatcatGTTTGACGAAGTAAATGGACTGATGCGCCTCCGCGCTCTGGTTGACGGTACAAAATGTTTATCAGTTAGTTCATGAACTCTTCGTGTCCCCAACTAAACCAGGATGTTACTACGTTACAGAATCGACTTTGGAACACCCGATAAAAGAGGAGCTCCTTCTCTGCTTCCTTCGCGCGCGAAAATACAACGTAGATCGAGCCTTCAAATCTGTTAGAATTTGACTGTCTTTACCGactgaattcatttttaactAATATTCCTTCTTGATTGACAGCTCAAGAATTATCTCAAAATGGTGAAGAACTATCCTGAACTTTTCACCAATTTGTCCGCATTCAAATTGCGTTTTCAGCTTAAGGAACAATTGCAACTCGTTTATAAATCCAGGGATAAGCAAGGCCGTCGTATCTTTATTTTCCGAGCAGgtataaaaaaatctttacgtTTTCAATCACAAGTGTTACAAAATCTTGACTAACGTAGGGCGATGGAATCCGAAGGAATGCTCCCTAGATGACATATTCCGCTGTAACTTATTTTGCCTCCAACAGCTCGCTTCAAATCTTGACTCTCAGATAAACGGGATTGTGGCCATTGTTGATCTCGAAAACCTCGGTCTGCACCAAGCAAGGCACTTTACGCCGAGCTATGCCAAGAAAATTGCTGATTTATTAATAGTACGAATTTACTTGACTATTTGAGAAATTTGCAAATCAAGTGAGGAATCGCTGAATTCGACTTCGTGCAGAAACTACATGCTATGTAAAATTTGTCGTTTCTGAAGTCGAATTCTTGATGAGAAACGTACGAACTTGAAAAGCAGATTTGCAAATCTTTagttattcatttttgtttttataatttgtttttattgcagGAAACATTCCCCATAAGCTTTCAAATTATCCATATTGTTAATCAAAATTGGATTGTTCACACCCTTATGTCCATTATTTGGCCTTTCCTGTCAGCTACAATCCAAAAACGGGTAATATCGGTTTTATTGCAATCTAAAtcttttatttacattttttaaaaacattttctttaaataaagcTGCTATATCACGGATCTTGCTGGGCTTCTTTGCACGAATACGTAGACGTTGCGGATTTGCCAGAAGATTACGGCGGTTTTCGAGAGCGGCTGGATTGCTCAAAACTGCCTGACACTAAAGTCTCCATTGAAGAAACTTGCAATTTATTCAACTTGAACTGACACTGTGATTTAAATCTTCCATATATGTCAAATatcctccccccttttttattaaaaatgtaaaCTGAATTGATGTAGGCAAATAAACGAATGGGTcgtgaaactaaaaataagaCAGCGTATACGCAGTTTCTTGTTGAAGACCACATATTATATTTGAAAAAGGCACGAGTTTTGATATTTCCTTCTATTAACAGCAGCATGTCTAAAGGTCAAGCGAAAGAGCATACACACGCAATATGTGTAGTGTACTCTATGTAGATCAACCCTCTCCAGAGATAGGCAGCCGGTTGCTCGAAATTATTTGGGTCAGTTATTGCCAAAGACCCGGACAGTTTTTTTCCCACAATACATTAACTGAAGATATCACTCGTAGTTCATTAGTCAATCGACAGCAGTCCTTATACTCCGACCTGCTACTGTCCGACAGTCAAACAGTTCAGAAAATCGTAAGTGAGAAAATATTgatgcttttttattttgaaataagcGCGCTAAgttaaaaagttaattttgaaatttaatttagtagtaaactctttttcatttaataaaCTGCCAAAATTGTGTGACTTTATTACTCAATATCTTCCGCCAGCAGTAAATCCCACCCGCAAACATCGGTAGTCTGACTATATTCGTGCGTGCCTgcattaaaaaagtaaaacaacaaTTTCCGTGTGATAGGTGATCGATCTGCaactaataacaaaaaatgagcagcataaatgaatttaaaatggaaaacaacAGTGAGCTCTTACTCAAATTCGGCTCACTCATCAAGGGTAAATTCGTTTGCAATAAGTTGCTTCGTTTTCTTCACTAATTCTCTGCTTTCCACAGAATCCGACATTAATTTCCAGATACCCGATGAACTGATGCTGTGTTTTATTTACGCGCGCAAACGCGAAGTGCAACGCGCCATGAAGCTGGTAAAACATTCTAAATGATGACACTATATCCaccattgaatttaaaattaaatatttcatttgttaaaaagttaaagaatTATTTGAGAGTGATGAAAAACTATCCGGAGCTTTTTACTGATTTGCGGGGTGAACGCGTGAAACACGTTTTAGATTTGGGCCATCTTCTGGCGTCTCCCATTCGCGATCAAAACGGATCCCGTGTCTTCATAATAAATGCCCGTAAATTTCATCAAGAATGTCTTCGTTTTAACTATGAAAGTTAAGAGAGTAACTTTACTTTGTAGGTAATTGGGATATTCGTCGTTGCAGTTTAGAGGACGTCTACAGTGCTGTTGTGTTCTGTTTTCAAAGGATGGTGTCTGAAATGGAAACTCAGTCAAAAGGAGTAGTGGGCATCA
Protein-coding regions in this window:
- the LOC124329496 gene encoding alpha-tocopherol transfer protein-like, translating into MFDEVNGLMRLRALVDESTLEHPIKEELLLCFLRARKYNVDRAFKSLKNYLKMVKNYPELFTNLSAFKLRFQLKEQLQLVYKSRDKQGRRIFIFRAGRWNPKECSLDDIFRCNLFCLQQLASNLDSQINGIVAIVDLENLGLHQARHFTPSYAKKIADLLIETFPISFQIIHIVNQNWIVHTLMSIIWPFLSATIQKRLLYHGSCWASLHEYVDVADLPEDYGGFRERLDCSKLPDTKVSIEETCNLFNLN
- the LOC124329495 gene encoding alpha-tocopherol transfer protein-like, yielding MSSINEFKMENNSELLLKFGSLIKESDINFQIPDELMLCFIYARKREVQRAMKLLKNYLRVMKNYPELFTDLRGERVKHVLDLGHLLASPIRDQNGSRVFIINARNWDIRRCSLEDVYSAVVFCFQRMVSEMETQSKGVVGIMDFQDFALHQIRHFTPSFVKKVADLIQDVFPIRLKGIHIVNEPRIIKILVAMIWPFLSNKIRNRLFFHGSCFTTLHHHVDPSCLPSNYDGCLGPMSSMHFSSVFFEEDYYSNIFECFN